A stretch of DNA from Cupriavidus taiwanensis:
CGCTGGAGCACGCGGTGCGCCACGCCGCCGCCAACGACGAGTATGCCGCGGTGCTGTATCTGGACAGCGACGATTTCAAGCACGTCAACGACCGCCACGGCCATGCCGCCGGCGACGCGGTGCTGATCGCGGTGGCCCAGCGCATCCGCGCCAGCCTGCGCGGCCGCGACACCGTGGCGCGCATCGGCGGCGACGAATTCGCGGTGCTGGCCACCGCGCTGCGCGCGCCGGCCGATGCGATCCGGATCGCCGAGCACATCCTGCAAGCCATGGCCCGCCCCATCGACCTGCCCGACGGCAGCCCGGTGCAAGCCTCGCTCAGCATCGGGCTGGCGGTGTTTCCGGTCCACGCGCAAGGCAGCCAGGCCCTGCTGCACGCCGCCGACGCCGCCATGTACGGCGCCAAGCGGCGCTCCGGCGGCATCTGGCAAAGCGCCGAGCCGCGCCTCGACGTCACGCAGTGAGAACCATCGTCGTTTCGGTGGACTAGCGTGCCCGCTCAGTCGCCGAAGGGATTGGGCGTGCGGTTCTCCAGCGCCTCGTTCAGGTCGAACTCGTCGCGCACCTTGTCGACCACCGCGCGCACACTGGCGGCATAGCCGTGCAGATTGTCGAAGGCCATGTCCCAGTTGCGGCCGCGCGCGTCGCGCGCATGGGGCTGGGGTGCCGGCACCCGGATCCGGGCACCGTCTTCGCCGATTTCATCGATCTGCTGGATACGCCGGCCGACCTCGTCCTGCAAGGCACGCCGGCCGCGCTCACGCTTGGCCATGACTGGACTCCTGGCTGAATCCCAATGCATCCTAGCACGCGTCGACGCAGCCTTGCCGGCACTTACAACGCCGCCTTGGCCGCCTGGTAAGCCGCGTACAGGCGCGCGAACACCGGCCCCGGCACGCCCCTGCCGATAGGGCGGCCATCGATGCTGATCACCGGCAGCAACTCCTTGCTGGCCGACGACAGCAGCACCTCGTCGGCGGCAAATACCTCGTCCCTGCGGATCCGGCGCGACTCCAGTGCAATCCCCATGGCGTCACAGATCTCTTCCATGAAGCCGTAGCGGATGCCCTCCAGGATCAGGTTGTCCTTGGGCGGCGCCGCCACGCGGCCATCGCGCACCACCCATACATTGGACGCCGACGCCTCGGTCAGCCAGCCATCGCGGAACTGGATCGCCTCGGTCACCCCCTGCTCCACCGCGTGCTGCGCCGCCAGCACGTTGCCGAGCAGCGAGGTCGACTTGATCTGGCAATTCAGCCAGCGCCGGTCCTCCATGGTCACGCACGCGACCCCCTGCTCGACCATCTGCGCCGACGGCAGCGCCATCGGGTTGGTCATGATCAGCACTGTCGGCACCACCTCCTGCGGGAACGCATGCGTGCGCCGGGCCACGCCACGGGTCACCTGGATATAGACCAGCTGATCCGACAGGCCATTGGCCTTGACCACCTCGTCAACCCGCTCCAGCCACTGCGCGGCGCTGTACGGGTCGGGAATGCCGATGCCCTCCAGGCTCCGGTGCAGGCGCGCGAGGTGCTGCGCGCCGCGGAACGGCTTGCCGTGGTAGTACGGGATCACCTCATAGATGCCGTCGCCGAAGATAAAGCCGCGGTCCAGCACCGGGATGCGGGCCTCGGAAAGCGGAGTCAGGGTGCCGTTGAGGTGGACGATGGGTTCGGACATGGGATGCATGGGGACAGTTCGAAAGAGATGCCCGATTCTTTCACGGCTGCCCCGGCAAGGTCATGCAATCTACGCATGAATACGGCAGAGCGCCCGTCGCCTGCGCTCAGGCTGGCGCCAGCGCTTTAGACAGCAGCACCGTGGTAAAGCCGCTATCCCAGCTTTCATCGGGATAGAAATCGACCTCCGCATAACCCTGGCGCCGATAGAACGCGCGGCTCTGCTGGTTGAACGTGTCGGTCTCCAGCCTTGCCTCGCGATGCCCGGCACGGGTGATTTCGGCTTCCGCATGCGCCAGCAGCGCCCCGCCCAGTCCCATCCGCTCCCATGCCCGGCCGACATGCAGCGCCCAGATGAAGTTGTTTTCCCAGTCCACCATCGCGGCCGGCACACCGTCCACGCAGGCGACGCGGAATTCCTGCAAACGTGCTGCAACGTAGCTGCGGGTCTTGCCTTGCTGCTCGAAGGCGGCTGCAGCTGCCGGAGTCAACTGCGGCTTCCACGTGCCCAGGTAGGTGTCGGTGAGGATGGCTTCCACGGCTTGCGCGTCAGAGGGCAAGGCGGGGCGGATTTCGAAACGGGTGGTGAGTTTGGTCATGGCGCGAAAGCATAACCGCGACGGATATGAATCGTCAGCCCTTGCCAGACTCGCTCGAAACCGGCTTACCGCAGTTTTCCAGCATTAGTCGCTATGGCTTTTTGCACACAAAGCCAGATGCGTGAGCGCAATTCATTCGGGCGCGACCGTGTGACGTCAAGGGGCTGGGCAGCGGTTTCTTGTTCGGAGCATGCATACCAGTGCGCTCGGACAACTAGACTGGCATATGAAACTGAGGAGCCAATCATGCCGCGCAAGCATGTGCATGTCGTATCCGCCGGGGACCGCTGGGCCGTTGTGGCCGACGGTGGGCACGGCCGCGAAACGTTCCTGACCCTTGAAGACGCTATCACCGACGGAGCCAAGAAGGCGCAGCAAAGGCACGTGGAACTATTGATCCACGGCCGCGACGGCCATATCCGCAAGCGCAGCTCGTTCGGCAGCGATCCACGCAACATCAAGGGGTAACTTCACGCCGACGCGAGCGCTCCAGCCGCTGCGGCGGTTCAATCATCGGCTGGCAAGGTCGCTAGCCGTATCTGGATCAGGTGACGGTGTTCACGCTCGACAGCGACGGAGTCGCGCAGCAGCGCTAGCAGGCGGACCGCCTGCGCAGTGTCGTGCCCGCTAGCGCGCAGGTCGCGCAGCAACGCGACCTGGCGACGGATACGCGCGCGGCCTGCGTCGAGATGTTCGTCGGCCATAGACAGCGCCTGCTGTTCGCGCTCGCGTTGCAGAACGTTCCACTCCCTGTCCCTTGGCATGCCTCACCTTCAACAAGACTTCTTCGACACGCTTCCATACTAGGTCGGTTTTTGAAGCGAAATTCCTGATAAGGATGGGTCACTTGTCGCCTGACTTGACCGTCCGATAGTGAAATCCTGGGGCCATGATCTGTTGCTCGAAGGAGGAACACATGGGAGAGGATCAGGCGCCATATTCAAGCTTCACGATTGATAGCTCGCTGGAGCACTGGGCCAACATTCTCCAGTCAACCAGGGTCACCTTTAGCGCGCATCAAGCTGCTTTTGTCAGCGCATGCCTGCTTGAGCGAATCGGACAATTTGGACCCACTCTAGCTCGGGAAAACGACAGGGTCGGCCAACGGAACCATGACGCCATCGCTGGCCGAGATTCGCCCGATGCAACGTGCAGACGTTGTCGCGCTCCCATTGAGGAACATTGATGGCATCCAGCCGCCCTCTACGATTTTTCCAACATGGACAATGACATCCTGCCTGGACCAACAGAAACCGCAGGGACGACAGCCCGCCGAAAAAGCAAAAACAAGGGATTAAAAACAAAAAAGCCGTCCCATTGGACGGCTTCGGATTGCTTTGGACGGTGTTCTGGCGGAGAGAGGGGGATTCGAACCCCCGATGGGCTATTAACCCATACACGCTTTCCAGGCGTGCGACTTAAACCACTCATCCATCTCTCCGGGAAGTCCGCGATTATAGCAGAGTTGCCCGTCGAATCCAGTACCTTGTCACCGCCCTAGCCCTACCCCTTGCGCAGGTAGGTCACCAGCCGGTCGATCACCGGCGCGTTGCGCGGCGTCAGCAGGCTGACCACGATCGCCACCGCGAAGCCGGCGGGGACGCCGAAGGCGCCGGAGGCGATGGGGTCGACGCCGAACCAGCGGTTGCCGAAGATGCCGGTCATGCGGGTGAAAAAGGGATAGTTGACGAAGATGTAGTACACCGCCACGCCCAGCCCGGCGACCATGCCGGCGACGGCGCCGGCGGCGGTGGTGCGGCGCCAGAAGATGCCGAGGATCAGGACCGGGAAGAAGCTGGAGGCCGCCAGCGAGAAGGCGGCGCCGACCAGGAAGAGGATATTGCCGGGGCGCAGGGATGTGACGTAGGAGGCGAACAGCGCCACCGCCAGCAGCACGATCTTGGCGGTGGTGACGCGCCGCTGGTGGCTCGCCTGGCGGTCGACCATATGATAGAAGACGTCGTGCGAAAGCGCGTTGGCGATGGTCAGCAGCAGCCCGTCGGCGGTCGACAGCGCGGCCGCCAGCGCGCCGGCGGCGATCAGCCCGGAGATGACGTAAGGCAGGCCGGCAATTTCCGGGGCGGCCAGCACGATCATGTCGGGCTGCAGCAGGATTTCGGCCCATTGCACGATGCCATCGCCGTTGACATCGCGGATGCCGAACACCGGTGGATCGACCTTGCGCCATTGCACCACCCACTGCGGCAGTTCGGCATACGGGGTGCCGACCAGGTGCTCGAAGAACTCGTATTTGACCAGCGCCGCGAGCGTGGGTGCCGACACATAAAGCAAGGCGATGCAGAACACGGCCCAGGCCACGGAATTGCGCGTCTCCCGGACCGAAGGCGTGGTGTAGAGCCGCGTCAGGATGTGCGGCAGGCTGGCGGTGCCTACCATCAGGCAGAACACCAGCAGCACGAAATTGAGCCGCTTGGTCTTGCGCTCCTGTTCGGATGCCGCGGGATAAGGTTCGGTGGACGACATCGAATGGCGGCTGCGGGCCAGCGCGTCTTCGCGTTGCTGGTGCCAGTGCTGTTGCGCGGCAGCGGCATCGCGCGGGAATTCGAGTCGTTCGCGCTCGAGCGCCTTGATCTCGCGCAGCGGCGCATTGCGGGTGCGCAGGTCCTGCAGGCGGGCATCCAGCGCGTCGCGCTCCTGCGCGAAGGACTCGGGCAGCCGGGCGATGCGTTCCTGCAGCAGGATGGCCTGCTGCCGGTAGTAGTCGCGCACCGCCTGTTCGGCCGGCTCGCGCTCCAGCTGCCGTTCGCGCGCGTCCAGTTGCGTCAGCAACGTGCCGTAGCTCAGCTGCGGCAGCGGTTCCTGGTGATGTTTCCACGCGATCATCGACACGGTGACCAGGAACGCGACGATCATCATGATGTACTGCGCCACCTGCGTCCACGTGACCGCGCGCATGCCGCCCAGGAAGGAGCAGACCAGGATGCCGGCCAGCCCGAAAAAGATGCCGACGGCAAACTCGACGCCGATGAAGCGCGTCACCACCAGCCCCACGCCCTGGATCTGCGCCACCAGGTAGACGAACGAGCAAAGCGAGGCGGCCAGCACCGCGATCGCACGCACCGGCAGGTTGCCGCCGGGCTTGCCATTGCCGTAGCGCGCGGCGAGGAAGTCGGGGATGGTGTAGCCGCCGTACTTGCGCAGGTATGGCGCGAGCAGGAAGGCCACCAGGCAATAGCCGCCGGTCCACCCCATGACATAGGCCAGCCCTTCGTAGCCCGAGGAAAACAGGATGCCGGCCAGGCCGATGAACGATGCCGCGCTCATCCAGTCGGCGGCAATCGCCATGCCATTGAACATCGCCGGCACGCGCCGCGACGCGACGTAGTATTCGTTGAGGTCCGAGGTGCGGCAGATCAGCCCGATGCAGGCGTAGATCGCGATGGTGATGAACAGGAAGACGTAGCCCAGCCACAGCGCATCGGCATTGGAGCGTTCCAGCAATCCCATCATCCCCACAAAGCCGAACAGCCCCAGCGTGAACAGGCCGTAGTAGAGCAGCAAGCGCCGGCGAAAGCGCGACTGGGCTTCGGGCATGACGGGACAGTCCGTGTCGGTGGGAAGCTATCGTAACAAACCCGCCGGCGCGCGGGTGCGCGGCGGCGGGTTCAGGTTTCGGCTCGGGCTTGCCGGATCCCCGGCGGATTACTGCGCCTGCTTGAGCTGCTCGAGGATCGCCGGGTTCTCCAGCGTCGAGGTGTCCTGCGTAATCTCTTCACCCTTGGCGAGCGACCGCAGCAGGCGCCGCATGATCTTGCCCGAGCGCGTCTTGGGCAGGTTGTCGCCAAAGCGGATGTCCCTGGGCTTGGCGATCGGGCCGATCTCCTTGCCGACCCAGTTGCGCAACTCGGTGGCGAGCTTGACAGCCTCGTCGCCGCTCGGGCGCGCGCGCTTGAGCACGACGAAGGCGCAGATCGCCTCGCCGGTCATGTCGTCGGGGCGCCCCACCACCGCGGCCTCGGCCACCAGCGGGTTGGCCACCAGCGCCGACTCGATCTCCATCGTGCCCATGCGGTGGCCCGACACGTTCAGCACGTCGTCGATGCGGCCCATGATGGTGAAGTAGCCGGTGTCCTTGTCGCGGATCGAGCCATCGCCAGCCAGGTAGAGCTTGCCGCCCAGTTCCTCGGGGAAATAACTCTTTTTAAAGCGCTCCGGATCGCCCCAGATGGTGCGGATCATCGCCGGCCATGGGCGCTTGACCACCAGGATGCCGCCGTTGCCGTTGGGCACGTCATGGCCGGT
This window harbors:
- a CDS encoding GNAT family N-acetyltransferase — translated: MTKLTTRFEIRPALPSDAQAVEAILTDTYLGTWKPQLTPAAAAAFEQQGKTRSYVAARLQEFRVACVDGVPAAMVDWENNFIWALHVGRAWERMGLGGALLAHAEAEITRAGHREARLETDTFNQQSRAFYRRQGYAEVDFYPDESWDSGFTTVLLSKALAPA
- a CDS encoding sodium:solute symporter family protein, yielding MPEAQSRFRRRLLLYYGLFTLGLFGFVGMMGLLERSNADALWLGYVFLFITIAIYACIGLICRTSDLNEYYVASRRVPAMFNGMAIAADWMSAASFIGLAGILFSSGYEGLAYVMGWTGGYCLVAFLLAPYLRKYGGYTIPDFLAARYGNGKPGGNLPVRAIAVLAASLCSFVYLVAQIQGVGLVVTRFIGVEFAVGIFFGLAGILVCSFLGGMRAVTWTQVAQYIMMIVAFLVTVSMIAWKHHQEPLPQLSYGTLLTQLDARERQLEREPAEQAVRDYYRQQAILLQERIARLPESFAQERDALDARLQDLRTRNAPLREIKALERERLEFPRDAAAAQQHWHQQREDALARSRHSMSSTEPYPAASEQERKTKRLNFVLLVFCLMVGTASLPHILTRLYTTPSVRETRNSVAWAVFCIALLYVSAPTLAALVKYEFFEHLVGTPYAELPQWVVQWRKVDPPVFGIRDVNGDGIVQWAEILLQPDMIVLAAPEIAGLPYVISGLIAAGALAAALSTADGLLLTIANALSHDVFYHMVDRQASHQRRVTTAKIVLLAVALFASYVTSLRPGNILFLVGAAFSLAASSFFPVLILGIFWRRTTAAGAVAGMVAGLGVAVYYIFVNYPFFTRMTGIFGNRWFGVDPIASGAFGVPAGFAVAIVVSLLTPRNAPVIDRLVTYLRKG
- a CDS encoding D-amino acid aminotransferase; protein product: MSEPIVHLNGTLTPLSEARIPVLDRGFIFGDGIYEVIPYYHGKPFRGAQHLARLHRSLEGIGIPDPYSAAQWLERVDEVVKANGLSDQLVYIQVTRGVARRTHAFPQEVVPTVLIMTNPMALPSAQMVEQGVACVTMEDRRWLNCQIKSTSLLGNVLAAQHAVEQGVTEAIQFRDGWLTEASASNVWVVRDGRVAAPPKDNLILEGIRYGFMEEICDAMGIALESRRIRRDEVFAADEVLLSSASKELLPVISIDGRPIGRGVPGPVFARLYAAYQAAKAAL
- a CDS encoding DUF2188 domain-containing protein, with translation MPRKHVHVVSAGDRWAVVADGGHGRETFLTLEDAITDGAKKAQQRHVELLIHGRDGHIRKRSSFGSDPRNIKG